The Lytechinus pictus isolate F3 Inbred chromosome 15, Lp3.0, whole genome shotgun sequence genome contains a region encoding:
- the LOC129277518 gene encoding cylicin-1-like — protein MDLYNDSKDAKNDSKNCRNDAKYNSKNCRTDAKNDSKNCKDAKNNSKNCRTDAKNDSKNCKKDAKNDSKNCRNDAKNNSKNCRTDAKNDSKNCKDAKNNSKNCRTDAKNDSKNCKKDAKNDSKNCRRVLRMINDSKNCKDAKNNSKNCRTDAKNDSKNCKKDAKNDSKDAKNDSKNCRNDAKNNSKNCRTDAKNDSKNCKDAKNNSKNCRTDAKNDSKNCKKDAKNDSKNCKDAKNNSKNCRTDAKNDSKNCKKDAKNDSKDAKNDSKNCRRVLRMINDSKNCKDAKNNSKNCRTDAKNDSKNCKKDAKNDSKNCRKDAKNDSKNCKDAKNDSKNCKDAKNSSRNCKKDAKNDSKKDAKNGSKNCKKDAKNDSKNCNRTDAKNDSKNCKKDAKNDSKNCKKDAKNGSKNCKKDAKNDSKNCKKDAKNDSKNYKKDAKNDSKNCKKDAKNDSKNCKKDAKNGSKNCKKDAKNDSKNFKKDAKNDSKNYCRKDAKNDSKDAKNDSKDAKNDSKICRKDDIE, from the exons ATGGACCTATAC AATGATAGTAAGGATGCTAAGAATGATAGTAAGAATTGTAGGAATGATGCTAAGTATAATAGTAAGAATTGTAGGACGGACGCTAAGAATGATAGTAAGAATTGTAAGGATGCTAAGAATAATAGTAAGAATTGTAGGACGGACGCTAAGAATGATAGTAAGAATTGTAAGAAGGATGCTAAGAATGATAGTAAGAATTGTAGGAATGATGCTAAGAATAATAGTAAGAATTGTAGGACGGACGCTAAGAATGATAGTAAGAATTGTAAGGATGCTAAGAATAATAGTAAGAATTGTAGGACGGACGCTAAGAATGATAGTAAGAATTGTAAGAAGGATGCTAAGAATGATAGTAAGAATTGTCGGAGGGTGCTAAGAATGATA AATGATAGTAAGAATTGTAAGGATGCTAAGAATAATAGTAAGAATTGTAGGACGGACGCTAAGAATGATAGTAAGAATTGTAAGAAGGATGCTAAGAATGATAGTAAGGATGCTAAGAATGATAGTAAGAATTGTAGGAATGATGCTAAGAATAATAGTAAGAATTGTAGGACGGACGCTAAGAATGATAGTAAGAATTGTAAGGATGCTAAGAATAATAGTAAGAATTGTAGGACGGACGCTAAGAATGATAGTAAGAATTGTAAGAAGGATGCTAAGAATGATAGTAAGAATTGTAAGGATGCTAAGAATAATAGTAAGAATTGTAGGACGGACGCTAAGAATGATAGTAAGAATTGTAAGAAGGATGCTAAGAATGATAGTAAGGATGCTAAGAATGATAGTAAGAATTGTCGGAGGGTGCTAAGAATGATA AATGATAGTAAGAATTGTAAGGATGCTAAGAATAATAGTAAGAATTGTAGGACGGACGCTAAGAATGATAGTAAGAATTGTAAGAAGGATGCTAAGAATGATAGTAAGAATTGTAGGAAGGATGCGAAGAATGATAGTAAGAATTGTAAGGATGCTAAGAATGATAGTAAGAATTGTAAGGACGCTAAGAATAGTAGTAGGAATTGTAAGAAGGATGCTAAGAATGATAGTAAGAAGGACGCTAAGAATGGAAGTAAGAATTGTAAGAAGGATGCTAAGAATGATAGTAAGAATTGTAATCGGACGGACGCTAAGAATGATAGTAAGAATTGTAAGAAGGACGCTAAGAATGATAGTAAGAATTGTAAGAAGGATGCTAAGAATGGTAGTAAGAATTGTAAGAAGGATGCTAAGAATGATAGTAAGAATTGTAAGAAGGATGCTAAGAATGATAGTAAAAATTATAAGAAGGACGCTAAGAATGATAGTAAGAATTGTAAGAAGGATGCTAAGAATGATAGTAAGAATTGTAAGAAGGATGCTAAGAATGGTAGTAAGAATTGTAAGAAGGACGCTAAGAATGACAGTAAGAATTTCAAGAAGGATGCTAAGAATGATAGTAAGAATTATTGTAGGAAGGATGCTAAGAATGATAGTAAGGATGCTAAGAATGATAGTAAGGATGCTAAGAATGATAGTAAGATTTGTAGGAAGGATGATATAGAATGA